In a single window of the Rhodamnia argentea isolate NSW1041297 chromosome 2, ASM2092103v1, whole genome shotgun sequence genome:
- the LOC115739084 gene encoding uncharacterized protein LOC115739084 isoform X2, with amino-acid sequence MGRSARPPLKVRDTGRRMIRGQLPEVGAIFMSNTGTKEECLEKMLFGLPSSHVDFVRRVKAGMILFLFEYEQRELHGVFEAASNGEINIISSAYTSSGKQFPAQVRVSRIWHCYPLSEQEFRGAIEDNYFSANKFNFGLSYGQVHRLLCLFDSRKIGETKGTDFNSCAKAEFVESSPRSLHFDGKIEGAHFANADAEVQSSHLTAKLSVHSERTLPEDCFSPVSETMDKSSTTRVSSDGISLACPSPSQIRQNLPAVETQCANALGSQSIQLRSVTEDNACSCLNADLGDFIPLSFHDDESSLEDEDEDEDESIIPSFWIDKPCFEPYNPIISGADTSVGPSELCTFDPQNKILPMIGELSSAIIPLRIMTDHQLKEDNNRLNSLSGCQNNNLEGSDNLPRVKRLYSDSPLPSKKGSVFSRLTKATIQEKHNPVDVVISVGDIMEKLQLKHEAWTKTAKDENPALKAEAVINSRKSVFKRLRKPLETDASERQCDWKLSMGGSKSTRKKRKYEVL; translated from the exons ATGGGACGCAG TGCAAGGCCGCCTCTGAAGGTCAGGGACACCGGGAGGAGAATGATTCGTGGACAGCTTCCTGAAGTTGGTGCAATATTCATGTCGAATACCGGTACGAAAGAAGAATGTCTAGAGAAGATGCTCTTTGGCCTTCCATCTTCCCATGTTGATTTTGTGAGGAGAGTCAAAGCTGGAATGATTCTGTTCCTCTTCGAGTACGAGCAGAGGGAACTCCATGGTGTCTTTGAGGCAGCTTCGAACGGTGAGATTAACATCATCTCCTCCGCTTATACTTCATCAGGGAAGCAGTTCCCTGCTCAG GTTCGAGTTAGCAGGATATGGCACTGTTATCCGCTTTCTGAGCAAGAATTCCGGGGGGCCATTGAAGACAACTATTTTAGTGCCAACAAATTCAATTTCGGTCTCTCCTATGGTCAG GTTCACCGGCTTCTTTGTTTGTTTGACTCCAGAAAGATCGGAGAAACGAAAGGTACAGATTTTAATTCGTGCGCAAAAGCTGAATTTGTAGAAAGTAGTCCCAGATCTTTGCATTTCGATGGAAAAATAGAAGGTGCTCATTTTGCCAATGCAGATGCTGAAGTCCAGTCATCTCATCTGACCGCAAAGTTGTCTGTTCATTCTGAGAGAACTCTTCCAGAAGATTGTTTCTCTCCGGTTTCTGAAACTATGGACAAGTCGAGCACAACCAGAGTTTCATCTGACGGTATTAGTCTTGCTTGTCCTTCTCCTTCTCAAATAAGACAAAACTTACCTGCCGTTGAAACTCAGTGTGCCAATGCTTTAGGAAGTCAGTCGATCCAACTTCGCAGTGTTACAGAAGATAATGCTTGTTCTTGTTTGAATGCTGATCTTGGTGATTTCATACCTTTGTCCTTTCATGACGATGAGAGTTCActagaagacgaagacgaagacgaagacgaatcCATAATACCTAGTTTTTGGATAGACAAACCCTGCTTCGAGCCATACAATCCAATTATTTCAGGTGCTGATACTTCTGTGGGTCCAAGTGAACTCTGTACCTTCGATCCACAAAACAAAATACTCCCTATGATTGGCGAATTGTCCTCTGCAATCATCCCTTTACGAATCATGACCGACCACCAACTGAAGGAAGATAACAATCGCTTGAATTCTCTTTCCGGATGTCAAAACAATAATTTAGAAGGCTCTGATAACCTTCCCCGTGTCAAGCGTTTGTATTCTGACTCTCCACTTCCGAGCAAGAAAG GAAGCGTCTTCTCTCGTTTGACGAAAGCAACTATACAAGAAAAGCATAATCCCGTTGATGTGGTAATATCAGTCGGCGACATTATGGAAAAATTGCAGCTGAAGCATGAGGCTTGGACGAAAacagcaaaagatgaaaatcctgcTCTGAAGGCTGAGGCAGTGATTAATTCGAGAAAGAGTGTGTTCAAGCGGCTACGTAAGCCTTTAGAAACTGACGCATCAGAACGGCAATGTGATTGGAAGTTGTCAATGGGCGGAAGCAAGTCCAccagaaagaagagaaaatacgAAGTACTGTGA
- the LOC115739084 gene encoding uncharacterized protein LOC115739084 isoform X1, which yields MGRSSARPPLKVRDTGRRMIRGQLPEVGAIFMSNTGTKEECLEKMLFGLPSSHVDFVRRVKAGMILFLFEYEQRELHGVFEAASNGEINIISSAYTSSGKQFPAQVRVSRIWHCYPLSEQEFRGAIEDNYFSANKFNFGLSYGQVHRLLCLFDSRKIGETKGTDFNSCAKAEFVESSPRSLHFDGKIEGAHFANADAEVQSSHLTAKLSVHSERTLPEDCFSPVSETMDKSSTTRVSSDGISLACPSPSQIRQNLPAVETQCANALGSQSIQLRSVTEDNACSCLNADLGDFIPLSFHDDESSLEDEDEDEDESIIPSFWIDKPCFEPYNPIISGADTSVGPSELCTFDPQNKILPMIGELSSAIIPLRIMTDHQLKEDNNRLNSLSGCQNNNLEGSDNLPRVKRLYSDSPLPSKKGSVFSRLTKATIQEKHNPVDVVISVGDIMEKLQLKHEAWTKTAKDENPALKAEAVINSRKSVFKRLRKPLETDASERQCDWKLSMGGSKSTRKKRKYEVL from the exons ATGGGACGCAG CAGTGCAAGGCCGCCTCTGAAGGTCAGGGACACCGGGAGGAGAATGATTCGTGGACAGCTTCCTGAAGTTGGTGCAATATTCATGTCGAATACCGGTACGAAAGAAGAATGTCTAGAGAAGATGCTCTTTGGCCTTCCATCTTCCCATGTTGATTTTGTGAGGAGAGTCAAAGCTGGAATGATTCTGTTCCTCTTCGAGTACGAGCAGAGGGAACTCCATGGTGTCTTTGAGGCAGCTTCGAACGGTGAGATTAACATCATCTCCTCCGCTTATACTTCATCAGGGAAGCAGTTCCCTGCTCAG GTTCGAGTTAGCAGGATATGGCACTGTTATCCGCTTTCTGAGCAAGAATTCCGGGGGGCCATTGAAGACAACTATTTTAGTGCCAACAAATTCAATTTCGGTCTCTCCTATGGTCAG GTTCACCGGCTTCTTTGTTTGTTTGACTCCAGAAAGATCGGAGAAACGAAAGGTACAGATTTTAATTCGTGCGCAAAAGCTGAATTTGTAGAAAGTAGTCCCAGATCTTTGCATTTCGATGGAAAAATAGAAGGTGCTCATTTTGCCAATGCAGATGCTGAAGTCCAGTCATCTCATCTGACCGCAAAGTTGTCTGTTCATTCTGAGAGAACTCTTCCAGAAGATTGTTTCTCTCCGGTTTCTGAAACTATGGACAAGTCGAGCACAACCAGAGTTTCATCTGACGGTATTAGTCTTGCTTGTCCTTCTCCTTCTCAAATAAGACAAAACTTACCTGCCGTTGAAACTCAGTGTGCCAATGCTTTAGGAAGTCAGTCGATCCAACTTCGCAGTGTTACAGAAGATAATGCTTGTTCTTGTTTGAATGCTGATCTTGGTGATTTCATACCTTTGTCCTTTCATGACGATGAGAGTTCActagaagacgaagacgaagacgaagacgaatcCATAATACCTAGTTTTTGGATAGACAAACCCTGCTTCGAGCCATACAATCCAATTATTTCAGGTGCTGATACTTCTGTGGGTCCAAGTGAACTCTGTACCTTCGATCCACAAAACAAAATACTCCCTATGATTGGCGAATTGTCCTCTGCAATCATCCCTTTACGAATCATGACCGACCACCAACTGAAGGAAGATAACAATCGCTTGAATTCTCTTTCCGGATGTCAAAACAATAATTTAGAAGGCTCTGATAACCTTCCCCGTGTCAAGCGTTTGTATTCTGACTCTCCACTTCCGAGCAAGAAAG GAAGCGTCTTCTCTCGTTTGACGAAAGCAACTATACAAGAAAAGCATAATCCCGTTGATGTGGTAATATCAGTCGGCGACATTATGGAAAAATTGCAGCTGAAGCATGAGGCTTGGACGAAAacagcaaaagatgaaaatcctgcTCTGAAGGCTGAGGCAGTGATTAATTCGAGAAAGAGTGTGTTCAAGCGGCTACGTAAGCCTTTAGAAACTGACGCATCAGAACGGCAATGTGATTGGAAGTTGTCAATGGGCGGAAGCAAGTCCAccagaaagaagagaaaatacgAAGTACTGTGA
- the LOC115739084 gene encoding uncharacterized protein LOC115739084 isoform X5: MGRSSARPPLKVRDTGRRMIRGQLPEVGAIFMSNTGTKEECLEKMLFGLPSSHVDFVRRVKAGMILFLFEYEQRELHGVFEAASNGEINIISSAYTSSGKQFPAQVRVSRIWHCYPLSEQEFRGAIEDNYFSANKFNFGLSYGQVHRLLCLFDSRKIGETKGTDFNSCAKAEFVESSPRSLHFDGKIEGAHFANADAEVQSSHLTAKLSVHSERTLPEDCFSPVSETMDKSSTTRVSSDGISLACPSPSQIRQNLPAVETQCANALGSQSIQLRSVTEDNACSCLNADLGDFIPLSFHDDESSLEDEDEDEDESIIPSFWIDKPCFEPYNPIISGADTSVGPSELCTFDPQNKILPMIGELSSAIIPLRIMTDHQLKEDNNRLNSLSGCQNNNLEGSDNLPRVKRLYSDSPLPKQERKRLLSFDESNYTRKA, translated from the exons ATGGGACGCAG CAGTGCAAGGCCGCCTCTGAAGGTCAGGGACACCGGGAGGAGAATGATTCGTGGACAGCTTCCTGAAGTTGGTGCAATATTCATGTCGAATACCGGTACGAAAGAAGAATGTCTAGAGAAGATGCTCTTTGGCCTTCCATCTTCCCATGTTGATTTTGTGAGGAGAGTCAAAGCTGGAATGATTCTGTTCCTCTTCGAGTACGAGCAGAGGGAACTCCATGGTGTCTTTGAGGCAGCTTCGAACGGTGAGATTAACATCATCTCCTCCGCTTATACTTCATCAGGGAAGCAGTTCCCTGCTCAG GTTCGAGTTAGCAGGATATGGCACTGTTATCCGCTTTCTGAGCAAGAATTCCGGGGGGCCATTGAAGACAACTATTTTAGTGCCAACAAATTCAATTTCGGTCTCTCCTATGGTCAG GTTCACCGGCTTCTTTGTTTGTTTGACTCCAGAAAGATCGGAGAAACGAAAGGTACAGATTTTAATTCGTGCGCAAAAGCTGAATTTGTAGAAAGTAGTCCCAGATCTTTGCATTTCGATGGAAAAATAGAAGGTGCTCATTTTGCCAATGCAGATGCTGAAGTCCAGTCATCTCATCTGACCGCAAAGTTGTCTGTTCATTCTGAGAGAACTCTTCCAGAAGATTGTTTCTCTCCGGTTTCTGAAACTATGGACAAGTCGAGCACAACCAGAGTTTCATCTGACGGTATTAGTCTTGCTTGTCCTTCTCCTTCTCAAATAAGACAAAACTTACCTGCCGTTGAAACTCAGTGTGCCAATGCTTTAGGAAGTCAGTCGATCCAACTTCGCAGTGTTACAGAAGATAATGCTTGTTCTTGTTTGAATGCTGATCTTGGTGATTTCATACCTTTGTCCTTTCATGACGATGAGAGTTCActagaagacgaagacgaagacgaagacgaatcCATAATACCTAGTTTTTGGATAGACAAACCCTGCTTCGAGCCATACAATCCAATTATTTCAGGTGCTGATACTTCTGTGGGTCCAAGTGAACTCTGTACCTTCGATCCACAAAACAAAATACTCCCTATGATTGGCGAATTGTCCTCTGCAATCATCCCTTTACGAATCATGACCGACCACCAACTGAAGGAAGATAACAATCGCTTGAATTCTCTTTCCGGATGTCAAAACAATAATTTAGAAGGCTCTGATAACCTTCCCCGTGTCAAGCGTTTGTATTCTGACTCTCCACTTCCGA AGCAAGAAAGGAAGCGTCTTCTCTCGTTTGACGAAAGCAACTATACAAGAAAAGCATAA
- the LOC115739084 gene encoding uncharacterized protein LOC115739084 isoform X4 has protein sequence MVSLRQLRTVRLTSSPPLILHQGSSSLLRIWHCYPLSEQEFRGAIEDNYFSANKFNFGLSYGQVHRLLCLFDSRKIGETKGTDFNSCAKAEFVESSPRSLHFDGKIEGAHFANADAEVQSSHLTAKLSVHSERTLPEDCFSPVSETMDKSSTTRVSSDGISLACPSPSQIRQNLPAVETQCANALGSQSIQLRSVTEDNACSCLNADLGDFIPLSFHDDESSLEDEDEDEDESIIPSFWIDKPCFEPYNPIISGADTSVGPSELCTFDPQNKILPMIGELSSAIIPLRIMTDHQLKEDNNRLNSLSGCQNNNLEGSDNLPRVKRLYSDSPLPSKKGSVFSRLTKATIQEKHNPVDVVISVGDIMEKLQLKHEAWTKTAKDENPALKAEAVINSRKSVFKRLRKPLETDASERQCDWKLSMGGSKSTRKKRKYEVL, from the exons ATGGTGTCTTTGAGGCAGCTTCGAACGGTGAGATTAACATCATCTCCTCCGCTTATACTTCATCAGGGAAGCAGTTCCCTGCTCAG GATATGGCACTGTTATCCGCTTTCTGAGCAAGAATTCCGGGGGGCCATTGAAGACAACTATTTTAGTGCCAACAAATTCAATTTCGGTCTCTCCTATGGTCAG GTTCACCGGCTTCTTTGTTTGTTTGACTCCAGAAAGATCGGAGAAACGAAAGGTACAGATTTTAATTCGTGCGCAAAAGCTGAATTTGTAGAAAGTAGTCCCAGATCTTTGCATTTCGATGGAAAAATAGAAGGTGCTCATTTTGCCAATGCAGATGCTGAAGTCCAGTCATCTCATCTGACCGCAAAGTTGTCTGTTCATTCTGAGAGAACTCTTCCAGAAGATTGTTTCTCTCCGGTTTCTGAAACTATGGACAAGTCGAGCACAACCAGAGTTTCATCTGACGGTATTAGTCTTGCTTGTCCTTCTCCTTCTCAAATAAGACAAAACTTACCTGCCGTTGAAACTCAGTGTGCCAATGCTTTAGGAAGTCAGTCGATCCAACTTCGCAGTGTTACAGAAGATAATGCTTGTTCTTGTTTGAATGCTGATCTTGGTGATTTCATACCTTTGTCCTTTCATGACGATGAGAGTTCActagaagacgaagacgaagacgaagacgaatcCATAATACCTAGTTTTTGGATAGACAAACCCTGCTTCGAGCCATACAATCCAATTATTTCAGGTGCTGATACTTCTGTGGGTCCAAGTGAACTCTGTACCTTCGATCCACAAAACAAAATACTCCCTATGATTGGCGAATTGTCCTCTGCAATCATCCCTTTACGAATCATGACCGACCACCAACTGAAGGAAGATAACAATCGCTTGAATTCTCTTTCCGGATGTCAAAACAATAATTTAGAAGGCTCTGATAACCTTCCCCGTGTCAAGCGTTTGTATTCTGACTCTCCACTTCCGAGCAAGAAAG GAAGCGTCTTCTCTCGTTTGACGAAAGCAACTATACAAGAAAAGCATAATCCCGTTGATGTGGTAATATCAGTCGGCGACATTATGGAAAAATTGCAGCTGAAGCATGAGGCTTGGACGAAAacagcaaaagatgaaaatcctgcTCTGAAGGCTGAGGCAGTGATTAATTCGAGAAAGAGTGTGTTCAAGCGGCTACGTAAGCCTTTAGAAACTGACGCATCAGAACGGCAATGTGATTGGAAGTTGTCAATGGGCGGAAGCAAGTCCAccagaaagaagagaaaatacgAAGTACTGTGA
- the LOC115739084 gene encoding uncharacterized protein LOC115739084 isoform X3, whose translation MVSLRQLRTVRLTSSPPLILHQGSSSLLSFVQVRVSRIWHCYPLSEQEFRGAIEDNYFSANKFNFGLSYGQVHRLLCLFDSRKIGETKGTDFNSCAKAEFVESSPRSLHFDGKIEGAHFANADAEVQSSHLTAKLSVHSERTLPEDCFSPVSETMDKSSTTRVSSDGISLACPSPSQIRQNLPAVETQCANALGSQSIQLRSVTEDNACSCLNADLGDFIPLSFHDDESSLEDEDEDEDESIIPSFWIDKPCFEPYNPIISGADTSVGPSELCTFDPQNKILPMIGELSSAIIPLRIMTDHQLKEDNNRLNSLSGCQNNNLEGSDNLPRVKRLYSDSPLPSKKGSVFSRLTKATIQEKHNPVDVVISVGDIMEKLQLKHEAWTKTAKDENPALKAEAVINSRKSVFKRLRKPLETDASERQCDWKLSMGGSKSTRKKRKYEVL comes from the exons ATGGTGTCTTTGAGGCAGCTTCGAACGGTGAGATTAACATCATCTCCTCCGCTTATACTTCATCAGGGAAGCAGTTCCCTGCTCAG CTTTGTTCAGGTTCGAGTTAGCAGGATATGGCACTGTTATCCGCTTTCTGAGCAAGAATTCCGGGGGGCCATTGAAGACAACTATTTTAGTGCCAACAAATTCAATTTCGGTCTCTCCTATGGTCAG GTTCACCGGCTTCTTTGTTTGTTTGACTCCAGAAAGATCGGAGAAACGAAAGGTACAGATTTTAATTCGTGCGCAAAAGCTGAATTTGTAGAAAGTAGTCCCAGATCTTTGCATTTCGATGGAAAAATAGAAGGTGCTCATTTTGCCAATGCAGATGCTGAAGTCCAGTCATCTCATCTGACCGCAAAGTTGTCTGTTCATTCTGAGAGAACTCTTCCAGAAGATTGTTTCTCTCCGGTTTCTGAAACTATGGACAAGTCGAGCACAACCAGAGTTTCATCTGACGGTATTAGTCTTGCTTGTCCTTCTCCTTCTCAAATAAGACAAAACTTACCTGCCGTTGAAACTCAGTGTGCCAATGCTTTAGGAAGTCAGTCGATCCAACTTCGCAGTGTTACAGAAGATAATGCTTGTTCTTGTTTGAATGCTGATCTTGGTGATTTCATACCTTTGTCCTTTCATGACGATGAGAGTTCActagaagacgaagacgaagacgaagacgaatcCATAATACCTAGTTTTTGGATAGACAAACCCTGCTTCGAGCCATACAATCCAATTATTTCAGGTGCTGATACTTCTGTGGGTCCAAGTGAACTCTGTACCTTCGATCCACAAAACAAAATACTCCCTATGATTGGCGAATTGTCCTCTGCAATCATCCCTTTACGAATCATGACCGACCACCAACTGAAGGAAGATAACAATCGCTTGAATTCTCTTTCCGGATGTCAAAACAATAATTTAGAAGGCTCTGATAACCTTCCCCGTGTCAAGCGTTTGTATTCTGACTCTCCACTTCCGAGCAAGAAAG GAAGCGTCTTCTCTCGTTTGACGAAAGCAACTATACAAGAAAAGCATAATCCCGTTGATGTGGTAATATCAGTCGGCGACATTATGGAAAAATTGCAGCTGAAGCATGAGGCTTGGACGAAAacagcaaaagatgaaaatcctgcTCTGAAGGCTGAGGCAGTGATTAATTCGAGAAAGAGTGTGTTCAAGCGGCTACGTAAGCCTTTAGAAACTGACGCATCAGAACGGCAATGTGATTGGAAGTTGTCAATGGGCGGAAGCAAGTCCAccagaaagaagagaaaatacgAAGTACTGTGA